In Cheilinus undulatus linkage group 14, ASM1832078v1, whole genome shotgun sequence, a genomic segment contains:
- the LOC121521129 gene encoding rho-related GTP-binding protein RhoB, translating into MADIRKKLVVVGDGACGKTCLLIVFSKDEFPEVYVPTVFETYVADIEVDNKQVQLALWDTAGQEDYDRLRPLSYPDTDVILMCFSVDSPDSLENIPEKWVPEVKHFCPNVPIILVANKKDLRNDENVKNELSRLKLEPVKAEDGRAMAMRIGAYDYLECSAKTKEGIWEVFETATRAALQKRTTPSQGCLKCCVLM; encoded by the coding sequence ATGGCAGACATACGCAAAAAACTTGTCGTGGTGGGGGACGGCGCATGTGGGAAGACATGTCTACTGATCGTGTTCAGCAAAGACGAGTTCCCCGAGGTGTATGTTCCCACAGTGTTTGAGACATATGTGGCGGACATTGAAGTAGACAATAAGCAAGTCCAGCTGGCATTGTGGGACACAGCTGGACAGGAGGACTACGACAGGCTGCGCCCTCTTTCCTACCCGGACACTGATGTCATTCTGATGTGTTTCTCCGTGGACAGCCCGGACTCGCTGGAAAACATCCCCGAAAAGTGGGTTCCTGAAGTTAAACATTTCTGTCCAAATGTGCCAATTATTCTGGTGGCTAACAAGAAAGATCTGCGCAACGACGAGAACGTAAAGAACGAGCTGTCCCGATTGAAGCTGGAGCCAGTGAAGGCAGAGGATGGCCGGGCCATGGCCATGCGCATTGGCGCATATGACTATTTGGAGTGCTCTGCCAAAACCAAGGAGGGGATCTGGGAGGTATTCGAGACTGCTACACGGGCAGCCTTGCAAAAAAGAACCACACCTTCCCAAGGCTGCctcaaatgctgtgttttgaTGTGA